In the genome of Sphingomonas alpina, the window ATCGCGCGGGTACCGACTCCGAGCGACGCTACCGGCTCTGGTACCAGACCGGTTATCACAAGCCGCAGGACGATCTCGACCAGCCGATGGACTGGACCGCGGCAGCGAAGTTCAACGCGTTTTTCTACGACCTGGTCGCGCGCGTCGCCGACGCCGACCGGCCGCCCGAATGGAAACCAGGAAGCGCGCTGCGGCCGGGACGAAAGTAGCAGCGGCCGGAACCTGAGTCGCAGCCATCGTCAGGTCCGATTTTCCGCTGTTATCCGGAATAAAAAAAGCGACCCCTGTTAAGTTGGATTTTGAGCGTCGATTTTCTCCCAGTTTAGAATGGCTTGAGACATTTTACCGCTGTTCCCGATAACAGCGGTGGAACTGCGGTGGAACAGGGGTGGACTGCGGAAGAACAGCGGTGAGCCTACCGCTGTTCTTGCCCAATGACCGCTGCGGAGCGTTCGATATTTTCCAGTCATGTCAAAGAGCGGGGCGGAACGCCGGCTGACATCCCGTCCGCCGCCACGCTGTCATGCTGCACGCCGAGGTTGAATCGGCACCATCCACCATACCCGGCGCCGCGGGTCGATCATTCCAATACCAACTCGCGTTGATGCCGGCTCATCTTCCACCTGCTTCCCCGGCGAAGGCCGGCGTCCAGCTGGCAAGCATTTGTTGGCCTGGCGCTTCGCATTGTCACCTCGCCCCTCTCGACTGGGCCCCGGCCTGCGCCGGGGAAGCAATTAAGATAGGTCAGCATCAACGCTGTTTGGCATAAGACGGGGCGCGAAATCATAGCTGGCACCTGCCTCCGCCGCGACGAAGCGCTCGGGCGAAATACCAGCAGCGGACAGGGCAGCCACCAGCGCGAGACGGGGCTCTTCCCGTGCCTCGTCGGTCAGCTGGAACGTCCCCCAATGGATGCCGAGCGCGTGCGCCGCATCGACGTCGTGCAGGATCTGGACCGCTTCTGCCGGGTTGACGTGCTGTGCGGTCATGAACCAGCGCGGCTCATAGGCGCCGATCGGAATCAGCGCGACGTCCGGCGATCCAAGCACGTCCCGGATCTCGCGGAAGATCGCGCCATCGCCATAGCCGGTGTCGCCGGCGAACCAGACGCTCCCGGCCGGCGTATCGATATAATGCCCCGCCCATAGCGCCATGCGCCGGTCGCCAAGCCGACGCGCCGACCAGTGATTGGCGCGCGTCAGTGTCGTCGCGATACCCGCGCCAAGATCGATGCGGTCGTGCCAGTCGCCCGTCGCGATCCGCGCGCCGGGCACTGCCGACCGGACGATCGCATCATTGCCGAGCGGCATGACCAGCAGCGGCACATGCGCCGCGTGCAGCCGCCGCAGCGTGGCGATGTCGAGATGGTCGTAATGATTGTGGCTGATCAGCACCGCATCGATCGGCGGCAGATCCTCGAACGCAATGCCGGGCGCCGTTACCCGCTTCGGCCCGAGAAACGAGACCGGGCTCGCGCGCTCGGACCAGACCGGATCGGTGAGGATGTTGAGCCCCGCCGCCTGGATCAGCAGCGTGGCATGCCCGACCATGGTGATGCGCAACCCGTCGACACGAGCGGCCGGCCGAGCCGGGGAGACCGGCACGCTGTCGGGCCATTTAGCGACAACGCTGGTCCGTTTCCAGCGCAGCACTTCCCATAGGGATCGGTCGGTGGTCGGCTGGTCCGGATTGAAGAAACGCTCGCCATCGAAATGAGGGCTGGGCGGGCCGGCGTAATAGCGGTTGCGGGGCATGTGATCGCCTTAGCCGCGCACCCCGGCGGGCAACAGGTATTTAAGCGGCAACTTCCCCCTCCCGGGAAGGGAGGGAGATTGACGCATCAAAGCCCCTTGCCCCCGAGCTTGTAGGTCAGTTGCAGGAACACGCTGCGCCCGACGCTGTCGAACCAGCTGATGTCGTAATAGGGATAGGCCGAATAGCTCGGGTCCTTGACCGGCTTGGCATCGAGCACGTTGGTGACGCTCAGCGACCCGCGGAAATGATCGGTGAAGTCGTACTGCAGCGTCGTGTTGAACAGGTAGCTCGCCTTGATATAGGCGTCCTCGTCATAATTGGGCAGCTTGCCCAGGCGCTTGCCCTCAACGGTGAATTTCAGGCCTTGGTACGCATAGGTGATGCTCGCCGTGCTCTTGTCGCGCGGGATGTCATAGCCGCTGTCGAACGCCAGCTTGTTGATGATCGGATCGCCGACATATTGGCGGAAATCATGCTTGAAGACATGGGTGTGCGCGAGCGAAAGCGAGAAGTCGCCGAAGCTGGTGGGCAGCCGGCCATGCACCGCGATGTCGATACCGCTGGTCTTTTCGGTCGCGATGTTGATCGGATTGATCGAGACGGAGTCGAGCCTGCCGGCATTTACGCCACCCGCGAAGCGCTTAACCCTGGCAATCGCATCCACACAGGTCGGGGAATTGATGTCGACGACGGTACCGCTCGTCGTCTGACCCAATTTACAATTGGCCTCATCGCGCAGAATGCCGTCGATGCGCAAATCTTCCACCTGATTGGATAGCGAGACACGGAAATAGTCGACCGACACATCAAAGTTACGCGATGGCGCCCAGACGATTCCGGCATTGAGCGATTTGCTGGTCTCCGGCTTTAGCTGCCGGTTGCCATTACGTTGGGCAACAATGCCCACATCCGCTTGAGTGCAATCGCCGATGTCCACGCCCGGCTCAAATTTGCGGCACCGATAATAGTCGGTTGCGGAGGGGTGAGTGTTGCCCGGGCCGGTAAAGACATAATGCAAGTCGGGTGCGCGAAAACCCGTGCCATAGGCGGCGCGCAACAACAGGGTCGAGGTGGGACGCAGCTCGACACCGCCATTATAGGTGAACTTCCCGATGCTCTGTCCGGCAAAGCCAAAATGATCATAGCGCCCGGCGCCCGACAATTGCAGGAATTTGGTGACCGGCACGCGCAACTCGCCACCCAGCGCCCAGTGCGAGCGCTTGCCAGCGCCATCGCTGTCCTTGAGACCGACATAATAATCGGTCAGCGCGAGCGGATCGGGATTAAGATCATAGCCCTGCCTCCCCACCTCGGCGACGGCGGCAAAACCGACCGGTCCGGCGGGAAGGCGAAACAGCTCCGTGGTGTTGATCGTCGCCGAAACATTGTCGGTCCAGCTTTTCGGACGATAAACGGAATAGGCCGCGATGCTGTCATATTCGGCCCGGGTCAGCGGGGTATAGAGTCGCGATACGTCGCGACTAAAGGCAGGATAGCCGCTTTGCGGATCGATAAAGAGCTGTGGCCCAAGGAACAGGTCGTTGGCCTTCGATGCGATAATCTGGGGGAATTTGACCACCGCAGAATATTCGCTGTGATTGTAGGCAAGTTCATAATTCCATTTGCCGTCCAGTCGCCCTTCAATCCCCGGTGTGATGCTAAAGGTCTTTTGCCGATTACGAGTCATGACATTGCGGAAGCCGCCCGATTCCTCCGGGGTGAATTGGCGTGACCAATCGTCAAGCCCACCAAGTGTGTTGTTGAAGAACGTGGTATCGCTACTACCCGAGGCCGGCTGAAACGCCCAACTCAGCACGTCGGACATCAGCGCAACATTGCTGATGCCGAATTGCGCATCGACGAACAGCTTCGCCCCCTCGGAAAGCTCATAGCGCGCCGAGCCGAAGCTGTTGAAACCCTCGCGCTGCGAGATGACGGTGCCGTAACCGATCGACGTATCGCTACCGCAGAAATTGCCATAATTCCGCCGCGAGGCATAATAGGTGCTGCCGCCGTTGAGCGACGACAGGGCAGTGCACGTCGTGGCGCCCGGATCGACATATTCATCCGCAATCGGATCATAACGCAGGAATGTCCGTCGCGCGGTAGTGTTGGTCGGGCTGTCCTGCGTACTGTCCTGGATCGACCGCTGATAGGCCCAGAGCGGGCGTTGGTTGAGATATTCGATGCCGCCGATGATATTGAAACGGTCGTTGGACCAACCAGTGGTCAGGGTGGCGCGGTGCGACATGCCGCCGCCATGTTCGGTCAGGCCATAGCGATAGTCGATCGTAGTGCCATCGACCTTGTCCTTCATCTTGAAATTGATCACGCCGGCGATCGCGTCGGAACCGTAGATCGCCGAGGCGCTGCCGCTGAGCACCTCGACCTGATCGATCAGGCCGATCGGCAGGTTGGAGATGTCGGTGAAGTTGCTGCGCCCCTGGAAAGGGAGCGGAAAGTCCGCGATGCGCCGGCCATTGACCAGCACCAAAGTGTGATTGGGGCCAAGCCCGCGCAGGTCGACCTGCTGCGCGCCGGGCGTGAAGCTCGCGCCACTGAAGCTTTGCTGGCTTTGCGTCTCGCCGCCATTCTGCGTCACCGCGCGCAGGATGTCGGGCACGCTGGTATAGCCATTGGCGCGGATCGTATCGGCATTGATCACGGTGACCGGCGCCGGCCCCTCCGCCTGCGAGCGCGGGATGCGCGAGCCAGTGACGACGATATCGGTCGCGGTATCGTCGGCCGTCGCGCTTTCGTCCGCGAGCTGCGCCGCCGGTTGATCGACCGCCGGCGTGGCGTCCTGCGCCCGGGCAGGCGCCGTCAGCGCCAGCGCGCCGGCACAGCTGCCGAGCAGCATAGCAATCCGCGAAGCATTGCGTGGCATCGTCATTTTTGGCCCCCCATTTTCCCCGGCGCCCCCCGTCCGGCCTTTCCCTAGCCCGATCGGTGACGGCTTCGGCCCTCGTTGCGCAACCATCGCTAACAAGATTGCCGCGACCGATCGACGGAAATAGTGAAGAGCGACGATGAATTCCGTTGCGGTGATGCCGCCGCGCACCATCATGACGCTCCGGGGGAAGGAAAACCGAGATGACCAGCATGACCCTGTCCCTGCGATCAACGGCACTTGTCCGGCGCCTTCTTCACTTGCTTGCGCCCATCCTGATGCTGGTTCTGTCGAGCGGTGCGGCACTGGCGCAGGATTATGACCATTATGTCGCCGGCGACCTCGCCGCTGCGACACCCGGCCCGGTCAGCGGCGGGTTGCTGCTGCTTGGCGGGGGCGACCGCGACGATGATGCGATGCGCTGGTTCTTCGCCAAGGCGGGGCATGGCCATATCGTCATCCTGCGCGCCTCCTATGCCGGGGAGATCGGCGAGGAATTCTATCGCCAGCGCGGCGGCATCGCCTCGGCCGAAACCTTCGTGATCAAGAGCCGCGCGGCATCGACCGATACGGTCTTGCTCGACCGGCTGGCCAAGGCCGACGGCATCTTCATCGCCGGTGGCGACCAGTCGAACTATGTGCGCTTCTGGAAAGGCACCCCGGTCGCACAGGCGCTCGACGCACATGTCGCCGCGGGCAAGCCGCTGGGCGGGACCAGCGCGGGATTGGCAATGCTCGGCGAGCGGCTCTACGGCGCGATGGACGGCGGCAGCCTCGCCAGCCCCGAGGCGCTGCTCGATCCGTTCGGCCCGGCCAACACGATCGAGGCGGACTTCCTGCACCTCGCCTTGCTGCGCGGCATCGTCACCGACACGCATTTCAAGGAGCGCGACCGGCTCGGGCGGCTGTTCGCCTTTCTCGCCAAGGCGCAGGCCGGGCGCAGCGGCGCGCCGATGCTCGGGCTGGGCGTCGACGAAAGCGCCGGACTGGCGGTGGAGGCCGACGGCACCGCCCGGATCCATGCCACCGCACCGAACGGCGGCGCGTGGCTGGTCGAGGGCAGCAAGCTGAGCAAGCTGAAGCCCGGCGGTCCGCTCAGCGTGACGGGTGTACGGGTTACCGGGATCGGGCCGGATTCGGTGCTGCATTTGCCATCGGGCAAGGTCGACCGGCCAAGCTTCCTGCGGGATTATGCGGTGAAGGACGGGAAGATCGTGAGCGAGTAACACACCCGCAATAGCGGAGGTACGCTTCGCGTCATCGGCCGTCGCACTTCCGTTCCTTTGAACGAGATCACACCCGCTCGCGCAATTGCATCCCGATCTGCTCGCGAATGCCTCGGGCTACCAGCATCCACGACTAAACCGACATTATTCCATCGATCACCACGCTCCGCCACCGATGCGGCGTTGTGATTTCAAGATCGACCTTGCGAGGCGTTTCGCCACGCGTTCGCACGATCTGGATGACGAAACGATGCGAAGCCGACCTGGAGGCGATAAGCGGCGGTTCAAGGCGGCAGTCATTGTCGGATTCCCGTGCGCCGCCGCATGCCAGCCCCTCGGCGATAACGTTACCGGAGCCGGCAGAGAATAGCCGCGCCGCATATGGCCTGCCATCGCTCAGCCCGGCGCAGTCATGAATGAAGACCGAAACATCAAGCGGATAGGCCACATCTTCCGCGTCGATCAGCGGCGCAATCCGGCGCGTCTGCAAACCACTCACCTGCGCGATTGAAAACTTGCAGCCGGATGTGTTCTCGCTGACTTCCGCGGCGGGGCGTTCGAGACGATAGGGCCAACTGAAAAAAATCAGCAAGCACAGCAAGTATAGCGCCACAACGACAAGGAGGGCCACGCCTGCCTTTTGCCGCCACGTCCAAGCTTTACCTTTATTTTCGGTAACTGGGCCGATTGTGGGCTTTCCAATGATGGGCATGCGTCGTTGTAGCCGACGGTTGATCGGCCCGAAAGCTGCCTGTTTCTTCAAGGTATGTGGAAGTGGAAGATCGGGCGAATGCGACCCTTCCCTTGCCCCCAATCCCCTGCTCTAATCCCGCAATGTCGTCCCCCCGCCGCACCATCGCCGCCCTGCTCGCGCTGAGCCTGGCTACTCCGTCGCTTGGCCAGTCGGCTTCCGACAATGTCGATCCGTTCATCGGCACCGGCGGCGAGGGCCACACTTTCCCCGGCGCGGTCGCGCCGTTCGGGATGGTGCAATTGAGCCCCGATACCGACACCAGCCATGTCATCCGCGACAGTTACAAATGGGCGGCGGGCTATCGCTACACCGACCCGACCATCCAGGGTTTTTCGCACACGCATTTCTCTGGCGCGGGGCATTCCGACCTGGGCGATTTCCTGGTCATGCCGGCGGTCGGCGAGGCAGTCGCGCTGGAGCCGGGCGACCCGGCCAAACCCGGCTCAGGCTATCGCTCGCGCTTCGACCATAAGGACGAAGTCGCCAAACCCGGCTATTATGCGGTCACGCTCAGCGACCCGGGCGTTCGTGCCGAGATGACCGCCGGCACGCGGATCGGCGTCCATCGCTATGCCTTTCCGGCGGGCAAGGCGGCGCATCTGGTGATCGACCTGCGCAGTTCGCTGTACAATTATCCCGGCAAGATCCTCTGGTCGTCGCTCCGGCTGGCCCCCGACGGCACGCTCAGCGGCGCGCGCGAGACGCGTGGCTGGGCGCCGGGGCGCAAGCTCTATTTCGCGATGCGCTTTTCCGCGCCGCTGAGGGATCATGCCTTTGTCAGCACCGAGAAGGATGTGCCGTACAAGGGCTTTCAGGGGCCGGGCCGCGGCAGCGAGGCACTGGCCGAGAAGAGCGGCCGGGGCCTGGTCGCACGGCTCGATTTCGGCGCGCTGACGGCGCCGCTCGAAGTGAAGGTCGCGATCTCCTCGGTCGATGAAGCGGGGGCGGTCGCCAATCTCGACAGCGAGCCGGGCGATTTCGACGCGGTGTGCGCAAAGACCAGAGCCGCATGGGACAAGGCGCTCGGCATGCTCGCCATCGACGCGCCCGCACCGATGAAGACCAGTGTCGCCACCGCGCTCTATCATACGCTGCTCGCACCATCGGTGGCGGGCGATGCCGATGGACGTTATCGCGGGCCCGACGACCAGGTCCACCAGGCCAAGGACTTCACCTTCCGCTCGACCTTTTCGCTGTGGGACACGTTCCGCGCCGAACATCCGTTGCTGACCCTGGTGCAGCCGGAAAAGACCAATAGCGACATCGTCCGCTCGCTGCTCGCCAGCCGCAGATACAGCCCCGACGGCATCCTGCCGGTATGGCAATTCCAGGGACGCGAGACCTGGACGATGATCGGCTATCATGCCGTGCCGGTGATCGCCGATGCATATTTGAAGGGCGTGGGCGGGTTCGACGCCAGGGAAGCGCTCGAGGCGATGGTCGCGAGTGCGAGCTATGCGCCCTATGGCGGCCTCGGCGATTATATGAAGCTCGGTTATGTCGCGATCGACCGCGAGCCCGAAGCCGCGTCGAAGACGGTCGAATATGCCTATGACGACTGGACCATTGCACGGATGGCGCGGGCGATGGGGCGCAAGGACATTGCCGACACGTTCGACAAGCGCGCCGCCAACTGGCGCAACAGTTTCGATGCGAAGACCGGCTTCGTCCGCGCACGCAAGAGCGACGGCGCTTTCCGTGTCCCCTTCGACCCGACCGCAATCAATTACGGATCGGATTATACCGAGGGGAATGCGTGGCAATATAGCTGGTTCGTGCCGCAGGATCAGGCCGGGCTGGTGCAGGCGATGGGCGGCGACAAGGCGAGCGTCGCCAAGCTCGATGCGATGTTCGACTATGACAATTCAAAGCTCGATTACAGCCATGCCGAGGATATCGCCGGCCTGATCGGCCAGTATATCCATGGCAACGAACCGAGCCACCATGTCGCCTATCTCTATAATTATGCCGGCGCACCGTGGCGCACCCAGGCGCGGCTGACGCAGATCGTCGCCAGCCAGTACAAGCCGACCCCCGACGGCCTGTCGGGCAATGACGATCTGGGGCAGATGTCGGCCTGGCTGGTGTTCACCGCGCTCGGTTTCTATCCGGTCACGCCGGGCAGCCTGGAATATGTCATCGGCCGTCCGTTCGTGAACCGCGCAGCACTGGCGCTGCCCGGGGGCAAGACATTCACCATCATCGCCGAAGGACTGGACGATGCGCACCCCTATGTCGGGAGTGTGTCGCTCAATGGCCGTCCCCTCGCGCGCGGGTTCATCCGGCATGGCGAGATCATGGCCGGGGGCGAGCTGCGGTTCGTGATGCAGGCCGGGCCGAACAAGGCGTGGGCGACGGCACCGGACAATCGGCCGTTTTCGTCGAGCACGGTGCGGCAA includes:
- a CDS encoding MBL fold metallo-hydrolase, whose translation is MPRNRYYAGPPSPHFDGERFFNPDQPTTDRSLWEVLRWKRTSVVAKWPDSVPVSPARPAARVDGLRITMVGHATLLIQAAGLNILTDPVWSERASPVSFLGPKRVTAPGIAFEDLPPIDAVLISHNHYDHLDIATLRRLHAAHVPLLVMPLGNDAIVRSAVPGARIATGDWHDRIDLGAGIATTLTRANHWSARRLGDRRMALWAGHYIDTPAGSVWFAGDTGYGDGAIFREIRDVLGSPDVALIPIGAYEPRWFMTAQHVNPAEAVQILHDVDAAHALGIHWGTFQLTDEAREEPRLALVAALSAAGISPERFVAAEAGASYDFAPRLMPNSVDADLS
- a CDS encoding TonB-dependent receptor plug domain-containing protein; this encodes MTMPRNASRIAMLLGSCAGALALTAPARAQDATPAVDQPAAQLADESATADDTATDIVVTGSRIPRSQAEGPAPVTVINADTIRANGYTSVPDILRAVTQNGGETQSQQSFSGASFTPGAQQVDLRGLGPNHTLVLVNGRRIADFPLPFQGRSNFTDISNLPIGLIDQVEVLSGSASAIYGSDAIAGVINFKMKDKVDGTTIDYRYGLTEHGGGMSHRATLTTGWSNDRFNIIGGIEYLNQRPLWAYQRSIQDSTQDSPTNTTARRTFLRYDPIADEYVDPGATTCTALSSLNGGSTYYASRRNYGNFCGSDTSIGYGTVISQREGFNSFGSARYELSEGAKLFVDAQFGISNVALMSDVLSWAFQPASGSSDTTFFNNTLGGLDDWSRQFTPEESGGFRNVMTRNRQKTFSITPGIEGRLDGKWNYELAYNHSEYSAVVKFPQIIASKANDLFLGPQLFIDPQSGYPAFSRDVSRLYTPLTRAEYDSIAAYSVYRPKSWTDNVSATINTTELFRLPAGPVGFAAVAEVGRQGYDLNPDPLALTDYYVGLKDSDGAGKRSHWALGGELRVPVTKFLQLSGAGRYDHFGFAGQSIGKFTYNGGVELRPTSTLLLRAAYGTGFRAPDLHYVFTGPGNTHPSATDYYRCRKFEPGVDIGDCTQADVGIVAQRNGNRQLKPETSKSLNAGIVWAPSRNFDVSVDYFRVSLSNQVEDLRIDGILRDEANCKLGQTTSGTVVDINSPTCVDAIARVKRFAGGVNAGRLDSVSINPINIATEKTSGIDIAVHGRLPTSFGDFSLSLAHTHVFKHDFRQYVGDPIINKLAFDSGYDIPRDKSTASITYAYQGLKFTVEGKRLGKLPNYDEDAYIKASYLFNTTLQYDFTDHFRGSLSVTNVLDAKPVKDPSYSAYPYYDISWFDSVGRSVFLQLTYKLGGKGL
- a CDS encoding cyanophycinase; this translates as MTSMTLSLRSTALVRRLLHLLAPILMLVLSSGAALAQDYDHYVAGDLAAATPGPVSGGLLLLGGGDRDDDAMRWFFAKAGHGHIVILRASYAGEIGEEFYRQRGGIASAETFVIKSRAASTDTVLLDRLAKADGIFIAGGDQSNYVRFWKGTPVAQALDAHVAAGKPLGGTSAGLAMLGERLYGAMDGGSLASPEALLDPFGPANTIEADFLHLALLRGIVTDTHFKERDRLGRLFAFLAKAQAGRSGAPMLGLGVDESAGLAVEADGTARIHATAPNGGAWLVEGSKLSKLKPGGPLSVTGVRVTGIGPDSVLHLPSGKVDRPSFLRDYAVKDGKIVSE
- a CDS encoding GH92 family glycosyl hydrolase, producing MSSPRRTIAALLALSLATPSLGQSASDNVDPFIGTGGEGHTFPGAVAPFGMVQLSPDTDTSHVIRDSYKWAAGYRYTDPTIQGFSHTHFSGAGHSDLGDFLVMPAVGEAVALEPGDPAKPGSGYRSRFDHKDEVAKPGYYAVTLSDPGVRAEMTAGTRIGVHRYAFPAGKAAHLVIDLRSSLYNYPGKILWSSLRLAPDGTLSGARETRGWAPGRKLYFAMRFSAPLRDHAFVSTEKDVPYKGFQGPGRGSEALAEKSGRGLVARLDFGALTAPLEVKVAISSVDEAGAVANLDSEPGDFDAVCAKTRAAWDKALGMLAIDAPAPMKTSVATALYHTLLAPSVAGDADGRYRGPDDQVHQAKDFTFRSTFSLWDTFRAEHPLLTLVQPEKTNSDIVRSLLASRRYSPDGILPVWQFQGRETWTMIGYHAVPVIADAYLKGVGGFDAREALEAMVASASYAPYGGLGDYMKLGYVAIDREPEAASKTVEYAYDDWTIARMARAMGRKDIADTFDKRAANWRNSFDAKTGFVRARKSDGAFRVPFDPTAINYGSDYTEGNAWQYSWFVPQDQAGLVQAMGGDKASVAKLDAMFDYDNSKLDYSHAEDIAGLIGQYIHGNEPSHHVAYLYNYAGAPWRTQARLTQIVASQYKPTPDGLSGNDDLGQMSAWLVFTALGFYPVTPGSLEYVIGRPFVNRAALALPGGKTFTIIAEGLDDAHPYVGSVSLNGRPLARGFIRHGEIMAGGELRFVMQAGPNKAWATAPDNRPFSSSTVRQ